From the genome of Fusobacterium varium, one region includes:
- the gmk gene encoding Guanylate kinase encodes MPKGNLYVVSGPSGAGKSTICRLVRKMLGINLATSATTREPRTGEVNGRDYYFLTKEEFLKKRENGDFLETATVHGNYYGTLKSEVENRMAKGENIILEIDVQGGLQVRDQYPEANLIFFKTPTEKDLEARLRGRKTDSEETIQLRLANSIKELEYEKKYDITIINYTVEQACDELKKIIEEKSK; translated from the coding sequence ATGCCAAAAGGAAATCTATATGTAGTATCAGGACCTAGTGGTGCTGGAAAATCTACTATCTGTAGACTTGTACGTAAAATGCTTGGAATAAACCTTGCTACTTCTGCAACTACAAGAGAACCAAGGACAGGAGAAGTAAATGGAAGAGATTATTATTTTCTTACTAAAGAAGAATTTCTTAAGAAAAGAGAAAATGGAGATTTTTTAGAAACTGCAACAGTTCATGGAAATTATTATGGAACTTTAAAATCAGAAGTAGAAAATAGAATGGCTAAAGGTGAAAATATAATATTAGAGATTGATGTACAAGGTGGTCTTCAAGTGAGAGATCAGTATCCTGAAGCAAATCTTATTTTCTTTAAAACACCAACAGAAAAGGATCTAGAAGCAAGACTGAGAGGAAGAAAGACAGATAGTGAAGAAACTATTCAACTTAGACTTGCAAATTCTATAAAAGAGTTGGAATATGAGAAAAAATATGATATAACAATAATAAATTATACTGTAGAGCAAGCATGTGATGAATTGAAAAAAATTATAGAAGAGAAAAGCAAATAG
- a CDS encoding DNA-directed RNA polymerase subunit omega: MKKDIVYDELLEKIPNKYILTIISGQRAREIGKGATLLTKCSKKDTDIKKAFREIADGKIGYEFGEEEVGE, from the coding sequence ATGAAAAAAGATATAGTTTACGATGAATTACTTGAAAAGATACCTAATAAATATATATTAACAATAATTAGTGGACAAAGAGCCAGAGAAATAGGAAAGGGAGCTACACTTTTAACTAAATGTAGTAAAAAAGATACTGATATCAAAAAAGCCTTTAGAGAAATTGCTGATGGAAAAATAGGATATGAATTTGGAGAAGAAGAAGTTGGTGAATAG
- the apbE gene encoding Thiamine biosynthesis lipoprotein ApbE precursor, with protein MVNSVIKKLLIVLLLPIIFIRCTDKKMQKFESEKFLFGTYIKITVYDKDEKLAKTGMEEAFNEIERLDNKFNSKIKTSIIGKLNSDPNVPVELDDEGLMLFSKVREMYELSNKKYDITIGPLLKAWGFGEVGEISIPSKECLAQVLPEIDFDKVKIEGNQVYMEPPVNEIDTGSFLKGYAVSRAKKVMEEQGITSAFITTISSIDVINTKPENKPWRIGVQNPENPEEILGIVELNDEGMGVSGDYQTYVEIAGKKYHHILDKTTSFPIRDKKLVMVICEDAFLADLYSTAFFTMPVEKVMEYAENNKK; from the coding sequence TTGGTGAATAGTGTGATAAAAAAACTTTTGATAGTTTTGCTACTTCCAATTATTTTCATAAGATGTACAGATAAAAAAATGCAGAAATTCGAAAGTGAAAAATTCCTTTTTGGAACTTACATAAAAATAACTGTTTATGACAAGGATGAAAAATTAGCTAAAACAGGAATGGAAGAAGCATTTAATGAAATAGAAAGATTAGATAATAAATTTAATAGTAAAATAAAAACTAGTATAATCGGAAAATTAAATTCAGACCCTAATGTTCCAGTAGAGTTAGATGATGAAGGGCTTATGCTCTTTTCTAAAGTAAGAGAAATGTATGAATTATCGAATAAAAAATATGACATAACAATAGGGCCTTTATTAAAGGCATGGGGATTTGGTGAAGTAGGAGAAATTTCTATCCCATCAAAAGAATGTTTGGCTCAAGTACTTCCAGAGATAGATTTTGATAAAGTAAAAATAGAAGGTAATCAAGTATATATGGAACCTCCAGTGAATGAAATTGATACTGGATCTTTTTTAAAGGGATATGCTGTATCAAGAGCTAAAAAAGTAATGGAAGAGCAGGGTATAACAAGTGCCTTTATAACTACTATATCAAGCATAGATGTAATAAATACTAAACCAGAAAATAAACCATGGAGAATAGGGGTACAAAACCCAGAAAATCCAGAAGAAATACTTGGAATTGTAGAATTAAATGATGAAGGTATGGGTGTATCAGGAGATTATCAAACTTATGTAGAGATAGCTGGAAAAAAATATCATCATATTTTAGATAAAACTACTAGTTTTCCAATAAGAGATAAGAAACTGGTAATGGTTATTTGTGAAGATGCTTTTTTAGCTGATTTGTATTCAACGGCATTTTTTACTATGCCAGTGGAAAAAGTTATGGAATATGCTGAAAATAATAAAAAATGA